One genomic region from Streptomyces sp. NBC_00582 encodes:
- the pstB gene encoding phosphate ABC transporter ATP-binding protein PstB, with translation MSKRIDVSGLTAYYGTHKAIEDISMTVEPRTVTAFIGPSGCGKSTFLRTLNRMHEVTSGGRVEGKVLLDDEDLYGPGVDPVAVRREVGMVFQRPNPFPTMSIFDNVAAGLRLNGNFKKSELSDVVEKSLKGANLWNEVKDRLNKPGSGLSGGQQQRLCIARAIAVEPKVLLMDEPCSALDPISTLAIEDLIGELKERFTIVIVTHNMQQAARVSDRTAFFNLAAVGQPGKLIEIDDTERIFSNPSVQATEDYISGRFG, from the coding sequence ATGTCCAAGCGAATCGATGTAAGCGGGCTCACCGCCTACTACGGCACCCACAAGGCGATCGAGGACATCTCGATGACGGTCGAGCCGCGCACGGTGACGGCCTTCATCGGCCCCTCCGGCTGCGGCAAGTCGACGTTCCTGCGCACGCTGAACCGTATGCACGAGGTGACGTCGGGCGGCCGGGTCGAGGGCAAGGTCCTGCTCGACGACGAGGACCTGTACGGCCCGGGGGTCGACCCGGTGGCGGTCCGCCGCGAGGTCGGCATGGTCTTCCAGCGCCCGAACCCGTTCCCCACGATGTCCATCTTCGACAACGTGGCGGCGGGGCTGCGCCTCAACGGCAACTTCAAGAAGTCCGAGCTGTCGGACGTCGTGGAGAAGTCCCTGAAGGGCGCGAACCTCTGGAACGAGGTCAAGGACCGTCTGAACAAGCCGGGCTCGGGCCTGTCCGGCGGCCAGCAGCAGCGTCTGTGCATCGCGCGGGCGATCGCGGTGGAGCCGAAGGTCCTCCTCATGGACGAGCCCTGCTCGGCCCTGGACCCCATCTCGACCCTGGCGATCGAGGACCTGATCGGCGAGCTGAAGGAGCGCTTCACGATCGTCATCGTGACGCACAACATGCAGCAGGCGGCCCGTGTCTCCGACCGCACGGCCTTCTTCAACCTCGCCGCCGTCGGCCAGCCCGGCAAGCTGATCGAGATCGACGACACGGAGCGCATCTTCTCCAACCCGTCGGTCCAGGCCACCGAGGACTACATCTCGGGCCGCTTCGGCTGA
- the pstA gene encoding phosphate ABC transporter permease PstA encodes MSHATAVADKRPSTLRGASLPSWSPWAIAAGSVVVAVGIGLAAGLDSKVQWGLIAGIVFLVGTYGIAARVEGRRQAKDRIATGLVWVAFLLAVVPLVSLIWTTVVRGVKVLDIYFLTHSMGVVADSEPGGGIYHAIIGTLEQVGLATLIGAPIGILTAIYLVEYGRGSLAKAVTFFVDVMTGIPSIVAGLFILSLMLMFDMQPFGFAGSLALAILMMPVVVRSTEEMLKLVPNELREASLALGVPKWRTILKVVVPTSIGGIITGIMLAIARIAGETAPVLLLVFGNPFINNNPFEGAQASLPLYIYQQYSQSAGSTAAYDRAWAASLTLIAFVMILNMVARAIARWKAPKTGR; translated from the coding sequence ATGAGCCACGCAACAGCAGTCGCCGACAAGCGCCCCAGCACCCTGCGCGGCGCGAGCCTCCCGAGCTGGTCCCCGTGGGCGATCGCCGCCGGGTCGGTCGTGGTCGCCGTCGGGATCGGCCTGGCGGCCGGCCTCGACAGCAAGGTCCAGTGGGGCCTGATCGCGGGCATCGTCTTCCTCGTCGGCACGTACGGCATCGCCGCCAGGGTCGAGGGCCGCCGCCAGGCGAAGGACCGCATCGCCACCGGTCTCGTCTGGGTCGCCTTCCTCCTCGCCGTGGTCCCGCTGGTCTCCCTGATCTGGACGACGGTCGTCCGGGGCGTCAAGGTCCTGGACATCTACTTCCTCACCCACTCCATGGGCGTGGTCGCCGACTCCGAGCCGGGCGGCGGTATCTACCACGCGATCATCGGCACCCTGGAGCAGGTGGGCCTCGCCACCCTGATCGGCGCCCCGATCGGCATCCTGACGGCGATCTACCTCGTCGAGTACGGCCGCGGGAGCCTGGCCAAGGCGGTCACGTTCTTCGTCGACGTCATGACGGGCATCCCGTCCATCGTCGCGGGCCTGTTCATCCTCAGCCTCATGCTGATGTTCGACATGCAGCCCTTCGGCTTCGCGGGCTCCCTCGCGCTGGCGATCCTGATGATGCCGGTCGTCGTCCGCTCGACCGAGGAGATGCTGAAGCTCGTCCCGAACGAGCTGCGTGAGGCGAGCCTCGCGCTCGGCGTCCCGAAGTGGCGCACCATTCTGAAGGTGGTCGTCCCCACCTCGATCGGCGGCATCATCACCGGCATCATGCTGGCGATCGCCCGTATCGCGGGCGAGACGGCCCCGGTCCTGCTGCTGGTCTTCGGCAACCCCTTCATCAACAACAACCCCTTCGAGGGTGCGCAGGCGTCTCTGCCGCTGTACATCTACCAGCAGTACTCGCAGAGTGCCGGTTCCACGGCGGCGTACGACCGTGCCTGGGCGGCCTCGCTCACGCTGATCGCCTTCGTGATGATCCTCAACATGGTGGCCCGGGCGATCGCCCGCTGGAAGGCCCCGAAGACCGGTCGCTGA
- the pstC gene encoding phosphate ABC transporter permease subunit PstC, translating into MDISTQKTGGAEDAPPPHDSTPPTTPASAEQKRAARGATRPGDRIFLGLSRGSGILLLVIMAAIAVFLAYRAYLAISKDEANFLTTFEWNTNLVPPKFGIAVLAFGTIVSSIIAMAIAVPIAVAIALFITHYAPRRMSGPIAYVIDLLAAVPSIVYGLWGALVLVPHMDGLFGWLNDYLGWTGIFSWDEGAPRSMLTVGVLLAIMILPIITNVSREVFRQVPQMHEEAALALGATRWEVIRMAVIPFGRSGVISASMLGLGRALGETMAVATVLSPDFDIHASLLNPGGGTFAQNIASKFNEATEYGRDALIASGLVLFVITLLVNGAARMIIARRKEYSGANA; encoded by the coding sequence ATGGACATATCGACGCAGAAGACAGGCGGGGCCGAGGACGCGCCCCCGCCCCACGACTCCACTCCCCCCACGACCCCCGCGAGCGCCGAGCAGAAGCGTGCGGCCCGCGGCGCCACCCGACCCGGCGACCGGATCTTCCTCGGTCTTTCCCGCGGGTCGGGCATCCTGCTGCTGGTGATCATGGCGGCGATCGCGGTCTTCCTGGCCTACCGCGCCTACCTCGCCATCAGCAAGGACGAGGCCAACTTCCTCACCACGTTCGAGTGGAACACCAACCTCGTCCCGCCGAAGTTCGGCATCGCGGTCCTCGCCTTCGGCACCATCGTGTCGTCGATCATCGCGATGGCGATCGCGGTCCCGATCGCCGTGGCGATCGCCCTGTTCATCACGCACTACGCCCCGCGCCGCATGAGCGGCCCCATCGCGTACGTGATCGACCTGCTCGCCGCCGTCCCCTCCATCGTCTACGGCCTCTGGGGCGCCCTCGTCCTGGTGCCGCACATGGACGGGCTCTTCGGCTGGCTCAACGACTACCTCGGCTGGACCGGGATCTTCTCCTGGGACGAGGGCGCGCCGCGCTCCATGCTGACGGTCGGCGTCCTCCTGGCGATCATGATCCTGCCGATCATCACCAACGTCAGCCGCGAGGTCTTCCGGCAGGTCCCACAGATGCACGAGGAGGCGGCCCTGGCGCTCGGCGCCACCCGCTGGGAGGTCATCCGCATGGCGGTGATCCCCTTCGGCCGCTCCGGTGTCATCTCGGCCTCCATGCTCGGCCTCGGCCGCGCGCTCGGCGAGACGATGGCCGTCGCCACCGTCCTCTCCCCGGACTTCGACATCCACGCCAGCCTGCTGAACCCCGGCGGCGGCACCTTCGCCCAGAACATCGCCAGCAAGTTCAACGAGGCGACCGAGTACGGCCGTGACGCGCTGATCGCCTCGGGTCTGGTCCTCTTCGTCATCACCCTGCTGGTCAACGGCGCGGCCCGCATGATCATCGCCCGCCGCAAGGAGTACTCGGGGGCCAACGCATGA
- the pstS gene encoding phosphate ABC transporter substrate-binding protein PstS codes for MKLQRMNRRALTLGALAVSGALALTACGSDDTGSSGNSSSSSSATAAAGSIKCDDAKGQLLADGSSAQKNAIDAWVKNFTQACSGVQVNYKGSGSGAGVTAFTQGQVAFAGSDSALKPEEVTASKSVCSGGQGIDLPMVAGPIAVAYNVSGVDNLVLDASTIAKIFDGRITNWNDAAIKKLNPSAKLPDLKIQPYHRSDESGTTDNFTKYLIAAAPSDWKYSGGKAWQAKGGQSAAGSSGVAQGVKQTNGAIGYMELSYAKDGLGVVSIDTGASAPVAASSDGATKAVAAAKVVGTGSDLSLQLDYTTKADGAYPITLVTYEIVCDKGNKAATLPATKAFLTYIASTEGQGILSGIDYAPIPDAIISKVRTTIDGLS; via the coding sequence GTGAAGCTTCAGCGCATGAACCGGCGGGCCCTCACCCTCGGTGCTCTCGCCGTCTCCGGCGCCCTGGCCCTCACGGCGTGCGGTTCCGACGACACGGGCTCCAGCGGCAACAGCAGCAGCAGCTCGTCCGCGACCGCCGCCGCCGGCTCGATCAAGTGTGACGACGCCAAGGGCCAGCTCCTGGCCGACGGCTCCTCCGCACAGAAGAACGCGATCGACGCCTGGGTGAAGAACTTCACGCAGGCCTGCTCCGGTGTCCAGGTGAACTACAAGGGCTCCGGCTCGGGCGCCGGCGTCACCGCGTTCACCCAGGGCCAGGTCGCCTTCGCGGGTTCGGACTCCGCGCTGAAGCCCGAAGAGGTCACCGCCTCCAAGTCGGTCTGCTCCGGCGGCCAGGGCATCGACCTCCCGATGGTCGCCGGCCCGATCGCCGTCGCGTACAACGTCTCCGGCGTGGACAACCTGGTGCTCGACGCGTCCACGATCGCCAAGATCTTCGACGGCAGGATCACCAACTGGAACGACGCCGCGATCAAGAAGCTGAACCCCAGCGCGAAGCTTCCCGACCTGAAGATCCAGCCGTACCACCGCTCCGACGAGTCGGGCACGACGGACAACTTCACCAAGTACCTGATCGCCGCCGCCCCGAGCGACTGGAAGTACTCCGGTGGCAAGGCCTGGCAGGCCAAGGGCGGCCAGTCCGCCGCCGGTTCCTCCGGTGTCGCCCAGGGTGTGAAGCAGACCAACGGCGCGATCGGCTACATGGAGCTGTCGTACGCCAAGGACGGCCTCGGTGTCGTCTCGATCGACACCGGCGCCTCCGCCCCGGTCGCGGCGTCCTCCGACGGTGCCACCAAGGCCGTCGCGGCCGCCAAGGTCGTCGGCACCGGCAGCGACCTGTCGCTCCAGCTCGACTACACCACCAAGGCCGACGGCGCCTACCCGATCACCCTGGTGACGTACGAGATCGTCTGCGACAAGGGCAACAAGGCCGCCACCCTGCCCGCCACCAAGGCGTTCCTGACCTACATCGCCTCCACCGAGGGCCAGGGCATCCTCTCGGGCATCGACTACGCGCCGATCCCCGACGCGATCATCTCCAAGGTCCGTACCACGATCGACGGCCTGAGCTGA
- a CDS encoding NUDIX hydrolase — protein MSSPNRTPSQTPVQAAGCVLWRRARSGGELEVCLVHRPKYDDWSHPKGKLKRGEDPLAGALREVEEETGYRAAPGAALPTVSYHANGRPKEVRYWAAEAVSGGFSPNDEVDRLLWLPPTTARTRLTQPRDRDLVDALLNTMRLA, from the coding sequence GTGAGTTCCCCGAACCGGACCCCCTCGCAGACCCCCGTACAGGCCGCGGGCTGCGTCCTGTGGCGCCGCGCGCGGAGTGGCGGTGAACTGGAGGTGTGCCTCGTCCACCGACCGAAGTACGACGACTGGTCACACCCGAAGGGCAAGCTCAAGCGGGGGGAGGACCCGCTGGCCGGTGCCCTGCGCGAGGTCGAGGAGGAGACGGGGTACAGGGCCGCGCCCGGTGCGGCGCTCCCGACCGTCAGCTACCACGCGAACGGGCGGCCCAAGGAGGTCCGGTACTGGGCGGCGGAGGCCGTGTCCGGCGGTTTCAGCCCGAACGACGAGGTAGACCGCCTCCTGTGGCTGCCCCCGACGACGGCCCGCACCCGTCTCACCCAGCCCCGCGACCGCGACCTCGTCGACGCCCTCCTGAACACCATGCGCCTCGCCTGA
- a CDS encoding CHAD domain-containing protein has protein sequence MAQQHHDLTDPAARPVPGSVPGPVTGDALAGYLRAQATDFLRALRLHRETGGGTAAGAASAAGPASPGAAGGVQAAVDAARSLRRTARRISGSLHTFRPLLDPEWSEKIRPELAWLSGTLALEHAYEARLERLLLALHRLSGSTPVPSQTAGTPDTGAAAGGRAAGAASVPQRAAAATRTTLAAPDRGNLTVGAAKAGALLDRQLTLARTRAHSTALQALGSSRFHAVADQVAVLASEVPLTPAATATDLRPLAAAAEERLADAVAALPLLTAGSPYNAEALIHGLSPDPAPHPQDAPWHQVRLLLRLHRYGCEVLHGAGAPLDVRLITAGQALDRHRDASEAAGAAAQAARTPRIAPATAYALGVLHADQRHEVEAARYAFQHCWQKQSVGTP, from the coding sequence GTGGCACAGCAACACCATGACCTGACGGACCCCGCCGCCCGGCCCGTCCCCGGTTCTGTCCCCGGTCCTGTGACCGGGGACGCCCTGGCGGGCTATCTGCGGGCCCAGGCCACGGACTTCCTGCGCGCGCTGCGGCTGCACCGGGAGACGGGAGGCGGTACGGCGGCGGGTGCGGCGTCGGCCGCCGGACCCGCGTCCCCCGGTGCGGCGGGCGGCGTCCAGGCCGCCGTCGACGCGGCGCGCTCCCTGCGCCGCACGGCCCGCCGCATCAGTGGCAGCCTGCACACCTTCCGCCCGCTCCTCGACCCCGAGTGGTCGGAGAAGATCCGCCCGGAACTGGCCTGGCTCTCCGGCACGCTCGCCCTTGAACACGCGTACGAGGCCCGTCTGGAGCGCCTGCTGCTCGCCCTGCACCGCCTGTCGGGGTCGACGCCGGTCCCGTCCCAGACAGCGGGCACCCCGGACACCGGCGCGGCCGCGGGCGGTCGCGCCGCCGGGGCGGCATCCGTCCCGCAGCGAGCGGCGGCCGCCACCCGCACCACCCTCGCGGCCCCCGACCGCGGCAACCTCACGGTCGGCGCCGCCAAGGCAGGCGCCCTCCTCGACCGCCAGCTCACCCTCGCCCGCACCCGCGCCCACAGCACCGCCCTCCAGGCCCTCGGCTCCTCCCGCTTCCACGCGGTCGCCGACCAGGTCGCCGTGCTGGCCAGCGAGGTCCCGCTCACCCCCGCCGCCACCGCCACCGACCTGCGCCCCCTGGCCGCCGCCGCCGAGGAACGCCTCGCGGACGCCGTCGCCGCCCTCCCCCTCCTCACCGCGGGCAGCCCCTACAACGCGGAGGCCCTGATCCACGGCCTCTCCCCGGACCCGGCCCCACACCCCCAGGACGCCCCCTGGCACCAGGTCCGTCTGCTGCTGCGGCTGCACCGGTACGGCTGCGAGGTCCTGCACGGCGCCGGGGCCCCCTTGGACGTGCGGCTGATCACCGCGGGCCAGGCCCTCGACCGGCACCGGGACGCGTCGGAGGCGGCGGGCGCCGCGGCCCAGGCGGCCCGTACGCCCCGGATCGCGCCGGCCACCGCGTACGCGCTCGGTGTGCTGCACGCCGACCAGCGGCATGAGGTGGAGGCGGCGCGGTACGCGTTCCAGCACTGCTGGCAGAAGCAGAGCGTGGGGACGCCGTAG
- a CDS encoding RNA degradosome polyphosphate kinase, with amino-acid sequence MKPAVPEASPPSEGNDPDGQPALLPPARSDAPVSLLARKNGYMSQSHAPQADVQHAQPSVGSIAAHRPHTVAAAVSDLEPDIDADLDAYEEAQADGVQLPQGRFLDRERSWLAFNERVLELAEDPNTPLLERANFLAIFASNLDEFFMVRVAGLKRRIATGVATRSASGLQPREVLEMIWARSRELMARHAATYHEDVAPALAEEGIHLVRWNELTEKEQARLFTLFRHQIFPVLTPLAVDPAHPFPYISGLSLNLAVVVRNPVSGHDHFARVKVPPLLSRFLEASPGRFVPIEDVIGAHLEELFPGMEVLEHHAFRLTRNEDLEVEEDDAENLLQALEKELMRRRFGPPVRLEVEESIDRKVLDLLVRELKISEAEVYPLPGPLDLTGLFRIHGLDRPELKYKKFIAGTHRDLAEVESASPPDIFGALRSRDVLLHHPYDSFSTSVQAFLEQAAADPDVLAIKQTLYRTSGDSPIVDALIDAAESGKQVLVLVEIKARFDEHANIKWARKLEEAGCHVVYGLVGLKTHCKLSLVVRQEGETLRRYSHVGTGNYHPKTARLYEDLGLLTADPQVGADLSDLFNRLSGYSRRETYRRLLVAPKSLRDGLISRVEKEIQHHRAGRPAYVRIKVNSIVDEALVDSLYRASQAGVPVDVWVRGICAVRPGVPGLSENVKVRSILGRFLEHSRVFAFGNGGEPEVWIGSADMMHRNLDRRIEAMVRVVDPAHRAALNRLLETGMSDSTASWHLGPDGEWTRHATDPDGQPLRNVQEMLIDARRRRRGTATP; translated from the coding sequence ATGAAGCCCGCCGTACCCGAGGCCTCGCCGCCCTCCGAGGGGAACGACCCCGACGGGCAGCCCGCCCTGCTCCCGCCGGCACGTTCTGACGCGCCCGTATCGCTGCTGGCGCGGAAGAATGGGTACATGAGCCAGTCACACGCCCCTCAGGCCGATGTCCAGCACGCGCAGCCCTCCGTGGGCTCCATAGCCGCGCACCGCCCGCACACCGTCGCGGCCGCGGTCTCCGATCTGGAACCCGACATCGACGCCGACCTCGACGCGTACGAGGAAGCGCAGGCCGACGGGGTCCAGCTCCCGCAGGGCCGCTTCCTCGACCGGGAGCGCAGCTGGCTCGCGTTCAACGAGCGGGTGCTCGAACTCGCCGAGGACCCGAACACACCGCTGCTCGAACGGGCGAACTTCCTCGCCATCTTCGCCAGCAACCTGGACGAGTTCTTCATGGTCCGGGTGGCCGGATTGAAGCGCCGTATCGCGACGGGCGTGGCGACCCGCTCCGCGTCCGGGCTGCAGCCGCGCGAGGTGCTGGAGATGATCTGGGCCCGCTCGCGCGAGCTCATGGCCCGGCACGCCGCGACCTACCACGAGGACGTCGCCCCCGCGCTCGCGGAGGAGGGCATCCACCTGGTCCGCTGGAACGAGCTGACCGAGAAGGAGCAGGCGCGCCTGTTCACGCTCTTCCGGCACCAGATCTTCCCGGTCCTCACCCCGCTGGCCGTCGACCCCGCGCACCCGTTCCCGTACATCTCGGGTCTCTCCCTGAACCTCGCGGTCGTCGTACGCAACCCCGTGAGCGGTCACGACCACTTCGCGCGCGTCAAGGTGCCGCCGCTGCTGTCCCGCTTCCTGGAGGCCTCCCCGGGCCGGTTCGTCCCCATCGAGGACGTCATCGGCGCCCATCTGGAGGAGCTGTTCCCGGGCATGGAGGTGCTGGAGCACCACGCGTTCCGGCTCACCCGCAACGAGGACCTGGAGGTCGAGGAGGACGACGCCGAGAACCTGCTCCAGGCCCTGGAGAAGGAGCTCATGCGGCGCCGGTTCGGCCCGCCGGTGCGCCTGGAGGTCGAGGAGTCCATCGACCGCAAGGTGCTCGACCTGCTGGTGCGCGAGCTGAAGATCTCCGAGGCGGAGGTCTACCCGCTGCCCGGCCCGCTCGACCTCACCGGTCTCTTCCGCATCCACGGCCTCGACCGGCCGGAGCTGAAGTACAAGAAGTTCATCGCCGGCACGCACCGTGACCTCGCCGAGGTGGAGTCCGCCTCCCCCCCTGACATCTTCGGCGCGCTGCGCAGCCGCGACGTGCTGCTGCACCACCCGTACGACAGCTTCTCCACCTCCGTGCAGGCGTTCCTGGAGCAGGCGGCGGCCGACCCGGACGTCCTCGCGATCAAGCAGACCCTGTACCGGACCTCCGGCGACTCCCCGATAGTGGACGCGCTGATCGACGCGGCCGAGTCCGGCAAGCAGGTCCTCGTCCTGGTCGAAATCAAGGCCCGCTTCGACGAGCACGCCAACATCAAGTGGGCGCGCAAGCTGGAGGAGGCCGGCTGCCATGTCGTCTACGGCCTCGTCGGCCTGAAGACGCACTGCAAGCTGTCCCTGGTGGTCCGTCAGGAGGGCGAGACGCTACGGCGTTACAGCCACGTGGGCACCGGCAACTACCACCCGAAGACGGCCCGGCTCTACGAGGACCTCGGGCTGCTCACTGCGGACCCGCAGGTCGGCGCTGACCTCTCGGACCTGTTCAACCGGCTCTCCGGCTACTCGCGCCGCGAGACCTACCGCCGTCTCCTCGTCGCACCCAAGTCGCTGCGCGACGGCCTGATCTCCCGGGTGGAGAAGGAGATCCAGCACCACCGCGCGGGGCGTCCGGCGTACGTCCGCATCAAGGTCAACTCGATCGTCGACGAGGCCCTGGTCGACTCCCTGTACCGGGCCAGCCAGGCGGGCGTGCCCGTCGACGTGTGGGTGCGCGGCATCTGCGCGGTGCGCCCGGGCGTGCCCGGCCTGTCGGAGAACGTCAAGGTCCGCTCGATCCTCGGCCGCTTCCTGGAGCACTCCCGGGTCTTCGCCTTCGGCAACGGCGGCGAGCCCGAGGTGTGGATCGGCAGCGCCGACATGATGCACCGCAACCTCGACCGCCGTATCGAGGCCATGGTCAGGGTCGTGGACCCGGCCCACCGGGCGGCCCTGAACCGGCTGCTGGAGACCGGCATGTCCGACTCCACCGCGTCCTGGCACCTCGGTCCGGACGGCGAGTGGACCCGGCACGCGACCGACCCGGACGGCCAACCCCTGCGCAACGTCCAGGAGATGCTCATAGACGCCCGGAGGCGCCGGCGTGGCACAGCAACACCATGA
- a CDS encoding RNA polymerase sigma factor: protein MSETRSDGDLLRAIAADADRHAFEELYRRYAPWLTARMRGRCADAGIVDDVVQETFLAVWRGSAHYREEGDVAGWLWRIAARRLVDALRGDGARGRLRQALSRLRHRDEVSAEERVLAGVEHGDLAGALTRLSPELRAVLQATVIDGLTTREAAVLLGIPPGTVKTRALRARKQLREALA from the coding sequence GTGAGCGAAACGAGAAGCGACGGGGATCTGCTGCGGGCCATCGCGGCGGACGCGGACCGTCACGCCTTCGAGGAGCTGTACCGGCGGTACGCGCCGTGGCTGACCGCGCGGATGCGCGGCCGCTGCGCCGACGCCGGGATAGTCGACGACGTCGTACAGGAGACGTTCCTCGCGGTGTGGCGGGGCAGCGCCCACTACCGCGAGGAGGGCGACGTGGCGGGCTGGCTGTGGCGCATCGCCGCCCGCCGGCTGGTCGACGCCCTGCGCGGCGACGGCGCCCGCGGCCGGTTGCGCCAGGCCCTGTCGCGCCTGCGCCACCGCGACGAGGTCTCGGCGGAGGAGCGCGTGCTCGCGGGGGTGGAGCACGGCGATCTCGCCGGGGCCCTCACCCGCCTCTCGCCGGAGTTGCGGGCCGTCCTGCAGGCCACCGTCATCGACGGGCTCACCACCAGGGAGGCCGCGGTCCTGCTCGGCATCCCGCCCGGCACGGTCAAGACGCGGGCCCTGCGCGCCCGCAAGCAACTGCGGGAGGCGCTGGCATGA
- a CDS encoding zf-HC2 domain-containing protein, giving the protein MTWHVAEEDLRAYALGELAPPLLWSADTHLTRCAECRARLAAAADPVALDAAWERLDAELDAPRPSPTERLLVRIGVADHTARLLTATPVLRRSWLLSVLFLLVMTVLAVRVADVPALFLALAPLLPLAGVALSYGPALDPTYEMAVVAPLHGFRLLMIRTVAVLTAGLALNGLATLALPGYGLMALAWLLPALALTTTGLALSARLGPVLAPALVGGAWLTLLLVAHAQAQSPTSTLAPFTAVGQSAAAGVTVLAALLLYRTRDRFDARPLAGFADGGTA; this is encoded by the coding sequence ATGACGTGGCATGTGGCGGAGGAGGATCTGCGCGCCTACGCCCTCGGCGAGCTGGCGCCGCCCCTGCTGTGGTCCGCCGACACGCACCTCACCCGGTGCGCCGAGTGCAGGGCCCGGCTCGCGGCCGCTGCCGACCCGGTGGCGCTGGACGCCGCCTGGGAGCGGCTGGACGCCGAACTGGACGCGCCCCGGCCGAGCCCGACCGAGCGGCTGCTGGTGCGCATCGGCGTGGCCGACCACACCGCGCGGCTGCTGACGGCCACCCCGGTCCTGCGCCGCTCCTGGCTGCTGTCGGTGCTGTTCCTGCTGGTCATGACGGTCCTGGCGGTGCGGGTCGCGGATGTGCCCGCGCTGTTCCTCGCCCTCGCGCCGCTGCTCCCGCTGGCCGGCGTCGCCCTGTCCTACGGCCCCGCCCTCGACCCGACGTACGAGATGGCCGTCGTCGCCCCGCTGCACGGCTTCCGCCTGCTGATGATCCGCACGGTCGCGGTCCTCACCGCGGGCCTCGCCCTCAACGGCCTGGCGACGCTCGCCCTGCCGGGGTACGGGCTGATGGCGCTGGCCTGGCTGCTGCCCGCGCTCGCCCTGACCACCACGGGCCTCGCGCTCTCCGCCCGGCTGGGCCCGGTCCTCGCGCCCGCCCTGGTCGGCGGCGCCTGGCTGACCCTGCTGCTCGTGGCGCACGCCCAGGCGCAGAGCCCCACCAGCACCCTCGCCCCCTTCACCGCCGTCGGCCAGTCCGCCGCGGCCGGGGTGACGGTCCTCGCCGCCCTGCTGCTCTACCGGACCCGGGACCGCTTCGACGCCCGTCCGCTGGCCGGCTTCGCGGACGGAGGCACGGCATGA